In a single window of the Terriglobus roseus genome:
- a CDS encoding menaquinone biosynthetic enzyme MqnA/MqnD family protein, protein MSRLRIAAISFLNPAPLLWDFEHAPASRHLIERYDVRYTLPSQCAAQLAAGEADLGLIPIAALASMPQVVAVPGCTIASLHAVRSIQLVLRPGVTLATVKTLATDAASRSSAAYVRTMLREFYDVTPHVHEKGADLPAMLATSDAALLIGDPALLALEHRTDFADHTWIDVASLWRQHTGLPWVAAVWAVRPKALIKCGIPREELIEDLTTSRDHGLVHTEDLVSEWTTRLPLSAETIRRYLTSNIHYTLDGECLRAIDRFYELAASAKVLPAYRLQLL, encoded by the coding sequence GTGTCTCGTCTTCGTATCGCCGCCATCAGCTTCCTCAATCCCGCACCACTCCTCTGGGATTTTGAACATGCGCCTGCCAGCCGGCACCTGATCGAGCGCTATGATGTGCGCTACACGCTGCCATCGCAGTGCGCTGCGCAACTCGCCGCGGGAGAGGCCGACCTGGGCCTGATTCCCATCGCGGCCCTTGCGAGCATGCCGCAAGTCGTTGCGGTCCCCGGCTGCACCATCGCATCGCTGCACGCGGTGCGATCGATCCAGCTCGTGCTCAGGCCCGGCGTCACGCTGGCGACCGTGAAGACACTCGCAACCGACGCGGCCTCGCGCTCCTCCGCCGCCTACGTCCGAACCATGCTGCGGGAGTTCTACGACGTCACGCCGCATGTGCACGAGAAAGGCGCGGATCTTCCCGCCATGCTCGCCACGAGCGACGCTGCCCTGCTCATCGGCGACCCGGCTCTCCTCGCGCTCGAACATCGCACCGACTTCGCCGATCACACATGGATCGACGTCGCCTCGCTCTGGCGTCAACACACCGGTTTGCCGTGGGTCGCGGCGGTGTGGGCCGTCCGGCCGAAAGCCCTGATCAAGTGCGGCATCCCGCGCGAGGAACTCATCGAGGACCTGACGACCTCACGCGACCACGGTCTCGTCCATACCGAAGATCTCGTCAGCGAATGGACGACACGCCTGCCGCTCTCCGCAGAGACCATCCGCAGGTATCTGACCAGCAACATCCATTACACCCTGGACGGTGAGTGCCTGCGGGCCATCGACCGTTTTTATGAGCTTGCGGCCAGCGCGAAGGTGCTGCCCGCATACCGGCTCCAATTGCTGTAA
- a CDS encoding DUF4760 domain-containing protein gives MATPADADIILKLYDLRREEVMRKARNYVGMEFWPTTVDEFKEIHKPTNPNNVYWRQVISFWEGMAQLPLHGAVDAELYLATQGEALFLRAKFADISEEATGNTFMPSTKKLVDASEKAQAMFEGVKKNLAARRAQMTAAKATA, from the coding sequence ATGGCAACACCAGCAGATGCAGACATCATCCTGAAGCTCTACGACCTCCGCCGCGAAGAAGTCATGCGCAAGGCGCGCAACTACGTCGGTATGGAGTTCTGGCCGACAACCGTGGATGAGTTCAAGGAGATCCACAAGCCGACAAACCCGAACAACGTCTACTGGCGCCAGGTGATCAGTTTCTGGGAAGGCATGGCGCAGCTGCCGCTGCATGGCGCCGTCGATGCCGAACTCTACCTTGCAACACAAGGCGAAGCCTTGTTCCTCCGCGCCAAGTTTGCCGACATCTCGGAAGAGGCAACCGGCAACACCTTCATGCCCAGCACCAAGAAGCTGGTCGACGCCAGTGAGAAGGCTCAGGCCATGTTCGAAGGCGTTAAGAAGAACCTTGCTGCCCGCCGCGCACAGATGACCGCTGCCAAGGCGACCGCGTAA
- the topA gene encoding type I DNA topoisomerase, which yields MGKNLVIVESPAKAKTINKYLGSDYTVEASIGHIMDLPKNDIGVELKNRTFLPKLIVSPGKEKLVDRLKKLAAKADAVYLAPDPDREGEAIAAHLQMQLQPGMKNKAPIFRVTFNEITKKAVNDAFKTPRQVDNNLMLAQQTRRVLDRLVGYEISPLLWDKVRRGLSAGRVQTVALRLIVDRENEIKAFNPVEYWPVDAKLKPASSQQEFIARLYAIDGTALRVETVGPPALPEGISAQSAKAGMEKAKWTVASVEAKERRRNPPAPFSTSRLQQDASNRLGFNVKRTMGVAQRLYEGVEVGSEGTVGLITYMRTDSTRVAPVAIDMARDYIKKLGPQYLPAKPNDFKGKKDAQDAHEAIRPTNVAYTPDSIRKYLSDEQFKLYDLIWRRFVGSQMTPAVYDQTNVDITGVSDRKYSVRVSGSVLKFDGFLKVADPRAANATATAKPQNESSDGENEGADTALPVLTQGQALDLVEVLTEQKFTEPPPRFNEASLVKELEERGIGRPSTYASIINTIQDRDYVKKLARKFVPTEIGMVVTTLLVKNFPYIFDMDYTRKLEDELDEVESGKEKWTDLLDGFYGHLLKEIKVAEGSMEEIKRWEKTTDEVCEKCGSPLILKWGKFGSFYSCSAFTKTKPKTIAVSAFKKDAKAAMKRVTDSFEYPVTVKGMVDDAEASSEEVRDDKQLLAAMKLASTRGKSILIDPVSCDFTKENFADKPDLAAMEAGDTEEEEFCENCGKLMVLKNGPWGPFMSCPDYSADPPCKTVRRLNQKVQQKPPEPTGEPCPECGMELVKRTGSYGEFTSCSGYPKCKYVKQTLLDVACPKDGGKIAERKSKMGNVFYGCTNYPKCDFTSNLKLIDKPCPKGNSKYLLEVPNKADGLIHEVCPHNHEALPKRRPKKGAKVEEPVDTIECGYEEITNRPIPVAAPVEVPVLKRPDPEATRPLAESVA from the coding sequence ATGGGTAAGAATCTCGTGATCGTCGAGTCGCCGGCAAAGGCGAAGACGATCAATAAATATCTCGGCAGCGATTACACGGTGGAGGCCTCGATTGGCCACATCATGGACCTGCCCAAGAACGACATCGGTGTCGAACTGAAGAACCGCACCTTCCTGCCGAAGCTGATTGTTTCGCCCGGCAAGGAGAAGCTCGTCGACCGACTGAAGAAGCTGGCTGCGAAGGCTGACGCCGTGTACCTGGCGCCCGATCCTGACCGCGAAGGCGAGGCGATTGCCGCGCATCTGCAGATGCAGTTGCAGCCCGGCATGAAGAACAAGGCGCCCATCTTCCGCGTGACCTTTAACGAGATCACAAAGAAGGCCGTCAACGATGCCTTCAAGACGCCGCGGCAGGTGGACAACAACCTGATGCTGGCACAGCAGACGCGCCGTGTGCTGGACCGCCTGGTGGGTTATGAGATCTCGCCGCTGCTGTGGGACAAGGTGCGCCGCGGCCTGAGCGCCGGACGTGTGCAGACGGTGGCACTTCGGCTGATCGTGGACCGCGAGAACGAGATCAAGGCATTCAACCCGGTAGAGTACTGGCCGGTGGATGCCAAGCTGAAGCCCGCTTCATCGCAGCAGGAGTTTATCGCCCGCCTGTACGCGATTGACGGCACGGCACTTCGTGTCGAGACCGTCGGCCCGCCGGCTCTCCCGGAAGGTATCAGCGCGCAGTCCGCCAAGGCCGGCATGGAGAAGGCGAAGTGGACCGTCGCGTCCGTCGAGGCGAAGGAGCGGCGGCGCAATCCGCCCGCTCCGTTCTCGACTTCGCGACTGCAGCAGGATGCTTCGAACCGCCTCGGTTTCAACGTGAAGCGGACGATGGGGGTAGCCCAGCGTTTGTACGAAGGTGTCGAGGTTGGCAGCGAGGGCACCGTCGGTCTGATCACCTACATGCGTACCGATTCGACGCGTGTCGCGCCGGTCGCCATCGACATGGCGCGGGACTATATCAAAAAGCTCGGCCCGCAGTATTTGCCGGCGAAACCCAATGACTTCAAAGGCAAGAAGGACGCGCAGGATGCGCACGAAGCCATCCGCCCAACCAACGTTGCGTATACACCGGACAGCATTCGCAAGTATCTGAGCGACGAGCAATTCAAGCTGTACGACCTGATCTGGCGCCGCTTTGTCGGCAGCCAGATGACCCCTGCCGTCTACGACCAGACGAACGTCGACATCACCGGCGTCAGCGACAGGAAATATAGCGTGCGTGTCTCCGGATCGGTGCTGAAGTTTGACGGCTTCCTGAAGGTCGCCGACCCGCGCGCTGCCAACGCGACCGCTACGGCCAAGCCGCAGAATGAGTCGTCCGACGGGGAGAACGAGGGTGCGGATACGGCATTGCCGGTGCTGACGCAGGGCCAGGCTCTGGACCTGGTCGAGGTGCTGACGGAGCAGAAGTTCACCGAGCCACCGCCACGCTTCAATGAGGCATCGCTGGTGAAGGAACTCGAAGAGCGCGGCATCGGCCGTCCTTCCACCTACGCCAGCATCATCAACACCATCCAGGATCGCGACTACGTCAAGAAGTTGGCGCGCAAGTTTGTGCCGACGGAGATTGGCATGGTCGTTACGACCCTGCTGGTCAAGAACTTCCCATACATCTTCGACATGGACTACACCCGCAAGCTCGAAGACGAGCTGGATGAGGTGGAGAGCGGCAAGGAGAAGTGGACGGACCTGCTCGACGGTTTTTACGGCCACCTGCTGAAGGAGATCAAGGTCGCCGAAGGCTCCATGGAGGAAATCAAGCGCTGGGAGAAGACGACCGACGAAGTCTGCGAAAAGTGCGGCTCACCGCTGATCCTGAAGTGGGGTAAATTCGGTTCGTTCTATAGCTGTAGCGCCTTCACCAAAACCAAGCCGAAGACCATCGCCGTGAGCGCGTTCAAGAAGGACGCCAAGGCCGCTATGAAGCGCGTGACGGACTCCTTCGAGTACCCGGTGACGGTGAAGGGTATGGTCGACGATGCTGAGGCCTCCAGCGAGGAAGTGCGCGACGACAAGCAGTTGCTGGCTGCGATGAAGCTCGCCTCCACGCGCGGCAAGAGCATCCTGATCGACCCGGTGAGCTGCGACTTCACCAAGGAAAACTTTGCGGACAAGCCGGATCTGGCTGCGATGGAAGCGGGCGACACCGAGGAAGAGGAGTTCTGCGAGAACTGCGGCAAGTTGATGGTCCTGAAGAACGGGCCATGGGGCCCGTTCATGAGCTGCCCGGACTACTCTGCTGACCCGCCGTGCAAGACGGTTCGCCGTCTGAACCAGAAGGTGCAGCAGAAACCGCCGGAGCCCACCGGCGAGCCCTGCCCGGAGTGCGGCATGGAGCTGGTGAAGCGCACCGGATCCTACGGTGAATTCACATCGTGCTCGGGTTATCCGAAGTGCAAGTACGTCAAGCAGACGCTGCTGGACGTCGCCTGCCCGAAGGATGGCGGCAAGATCGCCGAGCGCAAGTCGAAGATGGGCAACGTCTTCTACGGCTGCACGAACTATCCGAAGTGCGACTTCACCAGCAACCTGAAGCTGATCGACAAGCCGTGCCCGAAGGGCAACAGCAAGTACCTGCTGGAGGTTCCGAACAAGGCCGACGGCCTGATCCACGAGGTGTGTCCGCACAACCACGAAGCCCTGCCAAAGCGCCGCCCGAAGAAGGGCGCCAAGGTGGAGGAGCCGGTGGATACGATTGAATGTGGTTACGAAGAGATTACGAATCGTCCCATTCCGGTCGCAGCTCCGGTGGAGGTGCCGGTGCTGAAGCGGCCGGATCCTGAGGCGACCCGTCCGTTGGCTGAGAGTGTCGCATAA
- a CDS encoding carboxypeptidase-like regulatory domain-containing protein, protein MLDLRRFALSVALISALTSGCLYAQTLPDAPSSVKTRASLQGHVIDTNGAPVAGAYVTLVNAKGANDRVIHAGDDGTFLFSDLTPATVRLTVTASGMETFVSPEIHLDPGGAETVPEIILPIAPFNTDVSVVATQEQVAQAQLDAALHQRALGVLPNFYSSYIWDAAPLNFRQKTRLAFRSTTDPAEFVVVGFVAGVEQARNSFKDYGQGAQGYGKRFGAAYADVVVSRFFGSAVFPSIFRQDPRYFYLGSGSVAKRAGYAMSTAVIQKGNSGHFQPAYSRILGSVVAGAISNLYRPDANRGAGLIFRNVGIGIGGHAVVSLVREFVLRKVTSGIPDYEQGKPVAESTAPKAAPAP, encoded by the coding sequence ATGCTTGACTTGCGCCGCTTTGCTCTCTCTGTCGCCCTCATCTCCGCCCTCACCAGCGGATGCCTATATGCCCAGACACTTCCGGACGCTCCGAGTTCCGTAAAGACCCGTGCCAGCCTTCAGGGCCACGTTATCGACACGAACGGTGCGCCCGTAGCTGGCGCTTACGTCACGCTCGTCAATGCAAAGGGCGCGAACGACCGCGTGATCCATGCAGGCGACGACGGCACCTTCCTCTTCTCCGATCTCACCCCTGCAACCGTACGCCTGACCGTGACGGCTAGCGGCATGGAGACGTTTGTTTCGCCCGAAATCCACCTCGACCCAGGCGGGGCAGAGACCGTTCCCGAGATCATCCTGCCAATCGCCCCGTTCAACACCGACGTGTCGGTCGTAGCGACTCAGGAGCAGGTGGCCCAGGCCCAGTTGGACGCGGCGCTGCACCAGCGCGCGCTGGGCGTTCTGCCGAATTTCTATTCCAGCTACATCTGGGACGCCGCCCCGCTGAACTTCAGGCAAAAGACCAGGCTCGCCTTCCGCTCCACGACCGATCCTGCGGAGTTTGTCGTTGTCGGCTTTGTTGCCGGCGTTGAGCAGGCGCGCAACTCCTTCAAGGACTACGGACAGGGAGCCCAGGGGTACGGCAAGCGCTTCGGCGCCGCCTATGCGGATGTGGTCGTCTCCCGATTCTTCGGCTCTGCCGTCTTCCCCAGCATCTTCCGGCAGGATCCCCGCTACTTCTATCTCGGGTCCGGCTCCGTAGCCAAACGGGCCGGCTACGCCATGTCTACCGCTGTCATCCAGAAGGGCAACAGCGGCCACTTCCAGCCAGCCTATTCCCGCATCCTCGGCTCGGTTGTCGCAGGCGCCATCTCGAATCTCTACCGGCCTGACGCCAACCGCGGTGCGGGCCTCATCTTCCGTAACGTGGGCATAGGTATCGGCGGACACGCGGTCGTCTCGCTCGTCCGCGAGTTCGTGCTGCGCAAGGTAACCTCGGGCATTCCGGACTACGAGCAAGGCAAGCCGGTGGCCGAATCAACCGCTCCGAAAGCAGCGCCCGCACCGTAG
- a CDS encoding MiaB/RimO family radical SAM methylthiotransferase — protein MPERPRIGFVSLGCPKNLVDSEVMMGMVHHAGAELTPAAEDADIIVVNTCSFIDSAKQESVNTILEMVAHKTGGRARKLIVTGCLVERYRDEIQKNIPEVDAVLGTGELDGILRAAGLTPKPVPQSGPFNILSESASQQVGNSATPVNGDPSMAQLEHGAVAVNAHSHDHVHLELGGAAALQVEAAQGNLSSASIAESNLIDRASSAVRKHSQMDVPQQTSRPEGDLRERNGRFNRDAWDGATAELPSYLYSDDTPRILTTPRASAYIKIAEGCDHPCGFCIIPQLRGKFRSRRISSILNEAENLMRQGVREFTLIGQDTTCFGEDLGLRDGLATLLEALATMHVEGIGKIKWLRFLYAYPNKVTTKLLETIAAHDNIAKYLDVPLQHAAPATLKRMKRGGSGDIFLRMIDKARTIVPGIAIRTAFIVGFPGETDAEFEELESFIKAAKIDWLGVFSYSDEEGAAAFDLGEKVPKRTIEARRRRLMRTQLKISAKARAAQVGREVEVLVEGPSEETELLWQARTMQQAPEIDGHVLINDFGDREALVPGTFYRAEITEAHDYDVVARILD, from the coding sequence ATGCCGGAACGTCCGCGCATTGGTTTCGTGTCCCTTGGCTGTCCCAAGAACCTGGTCGACAGCGAAGTCATGATGGGCATGGTGCATCACGCCGGCGCGGAGCTGACGCCTGCTGCGGAAGACGCCGACATCATCGTCGTGAACACCTGCAGCTTCATCGACAGCGCGAAACAGGAGAGTGTGAACACCATCCTCGAGATGGTCGCGCACAAAACCGGTGGCCGCGCCCGCAAGCTCATCGTCACCGGCTGCCTCGTCGAACGCTACCGCGACGAGATCCAGAAGAACATCCCAGAGGTCGATGCGGTCCTTGGCACCGGCGAGCTCGACGGCATCCTGCGCGCCGCGGGCCTGACACCGAAGCCCGTGCCGCAGAGTGGACCGTTCAACATCCTCAGCGAGTCAGCGAGTCAGCAAGTCGGCAACTCAGCTACGCCGGTCAATGGCGATCCTTCGATGGCTCAACTGGAGCACGGCGCCGTCGCGGTCAACGCGCATTCGCATGATCATGTGCATCTGGAACTCGGTGGCGCTGCCGCCCTCCAGGTGGAAGCAGCTCAGGGTAATCTCTCGTCCGCCAGCATCGCGGAGAGCAACCTGATCGACCGCGCCTCCAGCGCCGTGCGCAAGCACTCGCAGATGGACGTGCCGCAGCAGACCTCGCGCCCCGAAGGCGACCTGCGCGAGCGCAATGGCCGCTTCAATCGCGACGCCTGGGACGGCGCCACCGCCGAGCTGCCAAGCTACCTGTACAGCGACGACACACCGCGCATCCTGACCACGCCGCGCGCGTCGGCATACATCAAGATCGCCGAGGGCTGCGATCATCCCTGCGGCTTCTGCATCATCCCGCAGCTGCGCGGCAAGTTCCGCTCGCGCCGTATCTCGTCGATCCTGAACGAGGCCGAAAACCTGATGCGTCAGGGCGTCCGCGAGTTCACACTGATCGGCCAGGACACTACCTGCTTCGGTGAAGACCTCGGCCTGCGCGACGGCTTGGCAACGCTGCTCGAAGCACTCGCGACCATGCACGTCGAAGGCATCGGCAAGATCAAGTGGCTGCGCTTCCTCTATGCCTACCCGAACAAGGTCACGACGAAGCTGCTCGAAACCATCGCCGCCCACGACAACATTGCGAAGTACCTCGATGTGCCGCTGCAGCACGCAGCGCCCGCGACACTGAAGCGTATGAAGAGAGGCGGCTCCGGCGACATCTTCCTCAGGATGATTGATAAGGCTCGGACTATCGTCCCCGGCATCGCAATCCGTACCGCGTTCATCGTCGGCTTCCCCGGCGAGACGGACGCGGAGTTCGAGGAACTTGAGAGCTTCATCAAGGCTGCAAAGATCGACTGGCTCGGTGTCTTCAGCTACTCCGACGAAGAAGGCGCAGCAGCCTTCGACCTGGGCGAGAAGGTGCCCAAGCGCACCATCGAAGCCCGCCGCCGCCGCCTGATGCGCACCCAGCTCAAGATCAGCGCCAAGGCACGCGCAGCGCAGGTCGGCCGCGAGGTCGAAGTGCTGGTCGAAGGCCCAAGCGAAGAGACCGAGCTTCTCTGGCAGGCACGCACCATGCAGCAGGCCCCGGAGATCGACGGTCACGTCCTCATCAACGACTTCGGAGACCGAGAAGCGCTCGTCCCCGGTACCTTCTACCGAGCCGAAATCACCGAAGCGCACGATTACGACGTGGTTGCGCGCATTCTCGACTAG
- a CDS encoding YqaA family protein has protein sequence MILDLLQKAAETTANAVASTGAHKPASTGRRITRYFFRLGLLGLFFICVIDSSPVPLPIPGSSDILVVLLAAQRQAWLLVTVIATIGSMVGGAVSYQAGVTGGLPLMDKYVPARFRDRLHRWTSEHALLSVALPAVLPPPAPLMPFLIAAGAMRMSRKRFFWSFTVSRFLRHAFYAWLGLHYGRKIMPVYQRIADHYGWILLVIVWGSVGFGVIYAIVKLRLRRREQQTTATTAAAA, from the coding sequence ATGATCCTTGATCTACTCCAAAAGGCTGCCGAGACAACCGCAAACGCGGTTGCGTCCACCGGTGCGCACAAGCCAGCCAGCACTGGCCGCAGGATCACCCGGTACTTCTTCCGGCTGGGTCTGCTTGGACTCTTCTTCATCTGCGTGATTGACTCGTCGCCCGTGCCGCTGCCCATCCCGGGCTCGTCAGACATCCTGGTCGTCCTGCTCGCCGCACAGCGGCAGGCATGGCTGCTTGTGACCGTCATCGCCACCATCGGGTCCATGGTGGGCGGTGCCGTCAGCTACCAGGCAGGCGTCACCGGTGGCCTTCCCCTGATGGACAAGTATGTTCCGGCGCGCTTCCGCGACAGGCTTCACCGCTGGACGAGCGAACACGCGCTGCTCTCCGTGGCACTGCCCGCCGTGTTGCCGCCACCAGCTCCGTTGATGCCCTTTCTGATCGCAGCGGGAGCCATGCGCATGTCGCGCAAGCGCTTCTTCTGGAGCTTTACCGTCTCGCGCTTCCTGCGTCACGCCTTCTACGCCTGGCTGGGCCTGCACTACGGCCGCAAGATCATGCCGGTTTACCAACGCATCGCAGACCACTATGGCTGGATTCTGCTCGTCATCGTCTGGGGATCGGTCGGGTTTGGCGTGATCTATGCGATCGTAAAGCTGCGCCTACGTCGCCGCGAGCAACAGACGACCGCCACCACCGCTGCCGCGGCATAG
- a CDS encoding beta-ketoacyl-ACP synthase III: protein MRCLAGAEESQLSLQLKPRVAARAKISSVGTYVPPRVLTNADMERMVETNDQWIMERTGIRERHVVDAGVATSDMAVEAAKVCLARRGIDASEIDCIIVGTVTPDMLFPATACLVQNKLGASKAWGFDLSAACSAFTYSLQVGAQFIQSGAHKKVLVIGADTMSSIVDYTDRATCILFGDGAGCVLLEPCEEGEVGLIDFYHEVDGSGGSALCMPAGGSLHPPSAETVAARQHFIKQEGQTVYKFAVRKMMEASEHVLQANGVLGSELAAFIPHQANKRIILATAERLGLSEDRVVINIDRYGNTTGGTIPLAMGTALEENRLKKGDLVLLASVGAGFTVGATLLRWEF from the coding sequence ATGCGCTGTTTAGCCGGCGCGGAGGAAAGCCAGTTGAGTCTGCAGTTGAAGCCGCGCGTTGCTGCTCGCGCCAAAATTTCGTCTGTCGGGACCTATGTTCCGCCCCGTGTGCTGACCAACGCCGATATGGAGCGGATGGTCGAGACGAACGACCAATGGATCATGGAACGCACTGGTATCCGCGAGCGTCACGTCGTCGACGCCGGTGTTGCCACCAGCGACATGGCTGTGGAGGCCGCGAAGGTATGCCTCGCCAGGCGCGGTATTGATGCCAGCGAGATCGATTGCATCATTGTGGGCACGGTCACGCCGGACATGCTCTTCCCGGCGACTGCCTGCCTGGTGCAGAACAAGCTTGGTGCGAGCAAGGCCTGGGGCTTCGATCTGTCTGCCGCCTGCTCGGCGTTTACGTATTCGCTGCAGGTCGGTGCGCAGTTCATCCAGAGTGGCGCGCACAAGAAGGTCCTGGTGATCGGCGCGGACACGATGAGTTCCATTGTGGATTACACCGACCGTGCCACGTGCATCCTGTTCGGTGATGGCGCCGGATGTGTTCTGCTGGAGCCGTGCGAAGAGGGCGAGGTTGGCCTGATCGACTTCTACCACGAGGTCGATGGCTCGGGTGGCTCGGCATTGTGCATGCCTGCGGGCGGTAGTCTGCATCCACCCAGTGCGGAGACGGTTGCGGCTCGGCAGCACTTCATCAAGCAGGAGGGGCAGACGGTCTACAAGTTTGCCGTGCGCAAGATGATGGAAGCCAGCGAACATGTGCTGCAGGCCAATGGTGTGCTTGGTTCGGAGCTGGCGGCGTTCATCCCGCATCAGGCCAACAAACGCATCATCCTTGCCACGGCAGAGCGCCTGGGCTTGTCGGAGGATCGCGTCGTCATCAACATCGATCGCTATGGCAACACCACCGGCGGCACGATTCCGCTGGCGATGGGAACCGCTCTTGAAGAGAACCGCCTGAAGAAGGGCGATCTGGTTCTGCTCGCGAGCGTTGGAGCCGGGTTCACGGTCGGCGCCACGCTGCTGCGCTGGGAGTTCTAG
- a CDS encoding pectinesterase family protein: MRVLALLPLVVALTAHAADITVLVRPGVAPGGTVEFPTIQNAIDHAPEPTNGGRVTIRITPGTYNERLWIPQNRPNLTLVGLGTRPEDTVITSDHFAKTSGGTFFTETVEVNGNGFAAVNLTFANTSGNVGQAVAVSVLADKSIFKRCRFLGYQDTLFANYGRQYYVDSYIEGAVDYVFGNATAVFDRVELHTVAPGYITAQSRLRADEPTGYVIRNSHLTFAPGAEGTAMTDNAAKKSAHGVFLGRPWRPYSRVIFLNTQIDKGLEPAGWSDWNNGNVLATAFYAEDGSGGPGAVTATRTPFAKHLTSTQRRDFETRTFLGGADHWNPEAEAAKLP, from the coding sequence ATGCGCGTCCTCGCCTTGCTGCCACTCGTCGTTGCCCTGACGGCTCATGCGGCCGACATCACTGTCCTCGTACGTCCCGGTGTTGCACCCGGCGGCACGGTAGAGTTCCCGACGATCCAGAACGCCATCGACCACGCACCGGAACCGACGAACGGCGGCCGCGTCACGATCCGCATCACGCCCGGCACCTATAACGAACGCCTCTGGATCCCGCAGAACCGCCCCAACCTGACGCTCGTCGGTCTGGGCACCAGGCCGGAAGACACCGTCATTACCTCCGACCACTTCGCCAAGACATCGGGCGGCACCTTCTTCACCGAAACGGTCGAGGTCAACGGCAACGGCTTCGCGGCGGTCAACCTCACCTTCGCCAACACCTCCGGCAACGTTGGCCAAGCTGTTGCGGTCTCCGTGCTGGCGGATAAGTCGATCTTCAAACGCTGCCGCTTTCTCGGCTACCAAGACACGCTCTTCGCCAATTACGGTCGGCAATACTACGTCGACAGCTACATTGAAGGCGCCGTGGATTACGTCTTCGGCAATGCCACCGCGGTCTTCGACCGAGTCGAGTTACACACTGTCGCGCCCGGCTACATCACCGCGCAAAGCCGCCTTCGCGCCGACGAGCCGACCGGCTACGTCATCCGCAACAGCCACCTGACCTTCGCGCCCGGCGCCGAAGGCACCGCCATGACCGACAACGCCGCGAAGAAATCCGCCCATGGAGTCTTCCTCGGCCGCCCCTGGCGCCCCTACTCCCGCGTGATCTTCCTAAACACGCAGATCGACAAGGGGCTGGAACCGGCGGGCTGGTCCGACTGGAACAACGGCAACGTCCTCGCCACAGCCTTCTACGCAGAGGACGGCTCCGGCGGTCCCGGCGCCGTCACCGCTACACGTACGCCCTTCGCCAAGCACCTTACCTCGACGCAGCGCCGCGATTTCGAGACCCGCACGTTCCTAGGCGGCGCCGACCACTGGAACCCCGAAGCCGAAGCGGCCAAACTGCCCTGA
- the dprA gene encoding DNA-processing protein DprA, translating into MATVVDNALPRRMATAETENRVAYMALILTPGVGSTRALRAVSRAAAPADLFSLSLTELEGLGLPAASARHFFEGKSRALAVEELERMEEQGAGFLTHDCPEYPERLREIYDPPAVLWFRGDTSLLALPGIAVVGTRHPSPYGSGMAQMLSRELAARGLVILSGMARGVDTEAHKGALEARGKTVAVWGTGVDVIYPKENKRLAEQILMGGGCILSEFPLGTFPAPQNFPVRNRVLSGMSVGVLVVEAAEHSGTRITARCAMEQNRDVYAVPGNVTNKGSWTPNTLIKQGAKLTATWEDIW; encoded by the coding sequence ATGGCCACAGTCGTTGACAACGCTTTGCCGCGCCGCATGGCGACTGCCGAAACGGAGAATCGCGTTGCGTACATGGCGCTGATCCTGACGCCGGGCGTAGGTTCCACGCGGGCTCTGCGGGCGGTGTCCAGGGCGGCTGCGCCCGCCGATCTCTTCAGCCTGTCGTTGACGGAGCTTGAGGGCCTGGGATTGCCGGCGGCTTCGGCCCGGCATTTTTTTGAGGGCAAGTCGCGCGCCCTGGCGGTCGAAGAACTGGAACGCATGGAAGAGCAGGGTGCTGGCTTCCTGACGCATGACTGCCCGGAATACCCGGAGCGGCTGCGAGAGATCTACGATCCACCCGCCGTGCTGTGGTTCCGGGGCGACACGTCTCTGCTGGCTCTGCCTGGGATCGCGGTGGTGGGGACGCGGCATCCGTCGCCGTATGGCAGTGGCATGGCGCAGATGTTGAGCCGCGAACTGGCCGCGCGGGGATTGGTCATCCTGAGCGGTATGGCCCGTGGCGTCGATACCGAGGCGCACAAGGGGGCGCTGGAGGCTCGCGGCAAGACGGTTGCTGTCTGGGGCACGGGCGTCGATGTGATCTATCCGAAGGAGAACAAGCGGCTGGCTGAGCAGATCCTGATGGGTGGCGGCTGCATCCTGAGCGAGTTCCCGTTGGGAACGTTTCCCGCACCGCAGAACTTCCCGGTGCGGAACCGCGTGCTGAGCGGTATGAGCGTTGGTGTGCTTGTGGTGGAGGCGGCGGAACACAGTGGCACACGCATCACCGCACGTTGTGCGATGGAGCAGAATCGCGACGTCTACGCGGTGCCTGGAAACGTCACCAACAAGGGTTCGTGGACGCCCAATACGCTAATCAAGCAGGGCGCCAAGCTGACGGCGACCTGGGAGGACATATGGTAA